A single genomic interval of Fructobacillus americanaquae harbors:
- the asp2 gene encoding accessory Sec system protein Asp2 — protein sequence MAQMSILQIGEVDWTDQVQNENLDWHYTTSLDLPFLLARQQDPSFLAYTYVLLTDFVIDSTVLSRQIREWPAYRVIYLGNTVGFNRELQQALDDRGAFYFQEKKPAEVADRIIRDLYLGQAGFPTRFSETQFLPVKNYRWQLKRSGRFSTAIDGDFGADYQQIGTLKTFPGDYQPEQENLVYCDYEQTGDAELALCFVFYHNGHLQQLQMIQGPAMRRLTAIKAPASYQDYQILVLAKGKGTLDLHNVHQRRSRHGLGYFLPGGSRDMTEDGQEVLSYFNPGTKKGPLVVLFVGTRLHVEGFEMMGPLSDLGYPYLLLTDPRAQGGAFMVGNEEYEGLIKEKIRSAQEAVRVTDDELILAGYSMGSYAAMYYAGQVAADHLVLAKPIINLGTFTAKGDFAHSGVNHDWILDVRYLLTGRLDRSDTERLNQKLWHSLDQLTWRNGEVSLFTTTQDEYDGESLPKLLEYFRHHHVAVNREQMPGYHEDQVEAMVEFLQKEIGRQAKVIKQEGWR from the coding sequence ATGGCCCAGATGTCAATTTTACAAATTGGAGAAGTGGATTGGACCGACCAAGTTCAAAACGAAAATTTGGACTGGCATTATACTACTAGCTTGGACTTACCTTTCTTGTTGGCTCGACAACAAGATCCCAGTTTTTTAGCTTATACATATGTTTTGTTGACCGATTTCGTGATTGATTCGACTGTTTTGTCTCGTCAAATCAGGGAGTGGCCGGCTTATCGAGTTATTTATTTGGGAAATACCGTTGGCTTCAACCGGGAGTTGCAGCAGGCGCTAGATGATCGTGGTGCATTTTATTTTCAGGAAAAAAAGCCAGCAGAGGTGGCTGATCGAATTATTCGTGATTTATATTTGGGACAAGCTGGTTTTCCAACTCGTTTCTCTGAAACGCAATTTTTGCCGGTCAAAAATTATCGTTGGCAGCTCAAGCGGTCGGGGCGGTTTTCGACGGCGATTGATGGCGATTTTGGCGCTGACTACCAGCAAATTGGCACGTTGAAAACCTTTCCAGGGGACTATCAGCCAGAACAAGAGAACCTTGTCTACTGTGATTACGAACAGACTGGGGATGCTGAATTAGCATTGTGTTTTGTGTTTTACCATAATGGTCATTTACAGCAATTACAGATGATTCAAGGACCTGCAATGCGGCGATTGACGGCGATTAAGGCGCCAGCTTCGTACCAGGATTATCAAATTCTCGTGCTTGCCAAGGGCAAGGGAACCCTGGACCTGCATAATGTGCACCAACGGCGGTCTCGCCACGGGTTAGGGTATTTTTTGCCTGGTGGAAGTCGGGATATGACTGAGGATGGGCAGGAAGTTCTTTCTTACTTTAACCCGGGCACTAAAAAGGGGCCACTGGTTGTGCTCTTCGTCGGTACTCGCCTTCACGTGGAAGGATTTGAGATGATGGGGCCACTGTCTGATTTGGGCTATCCATACTTACTTTTGACGGATCCCAGAGCCCAAGGCGGTGCTTTCATGGTCGGCAATGAAGAATACGAGGGCTTGATTAAGGAAAAAATCAGGAGCGCTCAAGAGGCAGTGCGAGTAACAGACGACGAACTGATTTTAGCTGGATATTCAATGGGTTCTTACGCAGCAATGTACTATGCGGGTCAGGTTGCTGCTGATCACTTGGTGTTGGCTAAGCCAATTATCAATTTGGGAACCTTCACTGCCAAGGGGGACTTTGCTCATAGCGGTGTTAACCATGATTGGATTTTAGATGTTCGCTATTTGTTAACCGGTCGGCTTGATCGATCGGATACTGAACGTTTAAATCAAAAACTCTGGCATTCGTTGGATCAATTGACTTGGCGTAATGGTGAGGTTTCGCTCTTTACGACGACTCAGGACGAATATGATGGGGAATCATTACCAAAACTATTGGAATATTTCCGTCATCATCATGTCGCCGTTAATCGCGAGCAAATGCCCGGTTATCATGAAGATCAAGTAGAGGCGATGGTTGAATTTTTGCAAAAAGAGATTGGTCGACAGGCCAAAGTTATTAAACAGGAGGGCTGGCGTTAA
- the asp1 gene encoding accessory Sec system glycosyltransferase Asp1 — protein MNIFLLPTWQENSNSKNEVDSSLALTKLFLRAEDQVTVIFANYLPRLRTWLGQAQIEAIQYWSAYDELQQVTQKDRQPLDLTDFTWPKNAEFVRMYDRIVVLVDLVHYATIYFTYPKADLIDRIDLLKNGQLEQQLTIDDRGFVSRVLTYQEESLQTIDYLSQSGAVVAKEDCQTGQVKALLPDGSEQTFTEMGVLIESLVVLHLQSLSDQTLLVEPSVKNLAIAQQIKGNQRVLVLDYPFYGAETSQKLGPNDLLSFETVTGQVPLSSAFNLVHQPLVLGPFAVDLATKNAVPKKHFVCYWRLGLLSVDYANHIFTTLFDLAIEHDDLVIIVENDMWQVGFQQLLTAKLGQLAQSQTLSPERLETLPAQFVLVDWQTPQKRQEYLQTASVVIDLADEVDLSLQAQALAYGLPSLTKTQTAYQAPETKHVQSVSDIVTSLNWLLDQQNWQGVQDSLLKIQSDYASDALAAKWRVELR, from the coding sequence TTGAACATATTCTTATTGCCCACCTGGCAAGAAAATTCGAACTCAAAAAACGAAGTTGATAGTAGTCTGGCTTTGACCAAGCTCTTTTTGCGTGCCGAAGACCAGGTGACGGTTATTTTTGCCAATTACTTGCCACGGTTGAGAACCTGGCTGGGTCAGGCGCAGATTGAAGCCATTCAATATTGGTCAGCCTATGACGAATTGCAACAAGTAACGCAAAAGGATCGTCAGCCACTTGATTTAACTGATTTTACTTGGCCAAAAAATGCTGAATTTGTTCGCATGTATGACCGAATCGTGGTCTTGGTTGACTTAGTCCACTATGCGACAATCTATTTTACTTATCCCAAAGCAGATTTGATTGATCGCATTGATTTGCTGAAAAATGGTCAACTTGAGCAACAACTGACGATTGATGATCGGGGCTTTGTTTCACGGGTATTGACCTACCAAGAAGAATCATTGCAGACGATTGACTATCTTAGCCAAAGTGGCGCGGTTGTTGCAAAAGAGGACTGTCAGACCGGTCAAGTGAAGGCGCTGTTACCGGACGGTTCTGAGCAAACTTTTACTGAAATGGGGGTCTTGATTGAATCACTGGTGGTTTTGCATCTCCAATCGCTGTCAGACCAAACCCTCCTGGTCGAACCTTCGGTAAAAAATTTAGCCATTGCTCAGCAAATCAAAGGAAATCAGCGGGTCTTAGTCTTGGACTATCCATTTTACGGGGCTGAAACTAGCCAAAAATTGGGTCCAAACGATCTGTTGTCTTTTGAAACTGTCACGGGGCAAGTGCCACTTTCATCTGCTTTCAACCTAGTTCACCAACCGCTTGTTTTGGGACCCTTTGCTGTTGATTTGGCGACTAAAAATGCTGTACCAAAGAAGCACTTTGTTTGCTATTGGCGCTTGGGTTTGCTTTCAGTTGATTATGCCAACCATATCTTTACCACACTTTTTGACTTGGCGATTGAGCATGATGATTTGGTGATTATTGTTGAAAATGATATGTGGCAGGTTGGCTTTCAGCAATTGCTAACCGCAAAATTAGGTCAGTTGGCGCAGAGCCAAACTTTGTCCCCCGAACGGTTAGAGACGTTGCCTGCTCAGTTTGTTCTAGTTGATTGGCAGACACCTCAAAAGCGACAGGAGTATCTGCAAACCGCATCGGTCGTGATTGATCTCGCCGATGAGGTCGATTTGTCGCTACAAGCACAAGCCTTGGCATACGGGCTGCCTTCTCTGACCAAAACCCAAACGGCCTACCAGGCACCAGAGACAAAGCACGTTCAAAGTGTTAGTGATATTGTGACGAGTTTGAATTGGCTCTTGGATCAACAAAATTGGCAGGGAGTTCAGGATTCTTTGCTAAAGATTCAATCGGACTATGCCAGTGACGCTTTAGCTGCTAAATGGCGGGTTGAGTTACGCTGA
- a CDS encoding glycosyltransferase, producing the protein MKVALINSFDERNQQAVAWQINQVLAGELDELWLATPHEDAVQIARDLGLELHQVFDLCSQSYLADQVAGEGLWFYDLKVPNQGQLVVNQDWTKSISVAGHLVADVRWFANSNRLVQAVTWQNAGGQVERKDIYQRNGRLFAKQYFSNGQLLQSDFYVGFDQLVCQDFYFQGMRNFVLDQRQRHYDSAENYLEHVIAKQGHCDVQISTVDRCLVLAPTGSTLALPQGVLDEQGNVWPDLVMVLTKQKYGVSRVLVAKSDHEKLKKAGLPLDKVELFA; encoded by the coding sequence ATGAAAGTTGCACTAATTAATAGTTTTGATGAAAGAAACCAGCAGGCAGTTGCTTGGCAAATTAATCAAGTGCTGGCTGGTGAGTTGGATGAACTTTGGCTGGCAACCCCACATGAAGATGCTGTTCAAATTGCCCGTGATCTTGGCTTAGAATTACACCAAGTTTTTGACCTTTGTAGTCAAAGTTATTTGGCCGATCAAGTAGCTGGTGAGGGACTCTGGTTTTATGATTTAAAAGTTCCTAACCAGGGTCAATTGGTTGTCAATCAGGATTGGACGAAGAGTATTTCCGTGGCTGGACACTTGGTGGCGGACGTACGCTGGTTCGCCAATTCTAACCGCCTCGTGCAGGCCGTGACTTGGCAGAACGCAGGTGGTCAAGTCGAGCGTAAAGACATTTATCAACGCAATGGCCGTTTGTTCGCCAAACAATATTTTAGTAATGGCCAACTGCTTCAATCTGATTTTTACGTTGGCTTTGATCAGCTGGTTTGCCAAGACTTTTATTTTCAAGGGATGCGCAACTTTGTTCTTGATCAAAGGCAGCGCCACTATGATTCTGCCGAGAATTACTTGGAACATGTGATAGCAAAGCAGGGACACTGCGATGTCCAAATTAGTACAGTTGACCGTTGTTTAGTTTTAGCACCAACGGGGTCAACTCTGGCCCTGCCACAGGGTGTTTTGGATGAACAGGGAAATGTCTGGCCTGATTTGGTCATGGTCTTAACGAAACAAAAATATGGTGTTAGCCGTGTATTGGTGGCAAAAAGTGACCACGAAAAACTAAAGAAGGCGGGACTTCCCTTAGATAAGGTTGAACTGTTCGCTTGA
- a CDS encoding glycosyltransferase, with product MKAVCVFMNFFLNQGMGHGNSGVEHAQFYRAQCFLKGQLPFKIVFTDLLQDLHVHMREWHLPENQVIGLYDFLLAADPFDYLDHGLPADEVHKSHEKILIDQTDTQRMITTQSSGNYQIRRLRDKIFNTEKNIYIVDDAYVSLTKGTHQVEWSYRQGPGEKIMQDIHLTNFLGENYYFLTFDELVTFFLNQLEVHFGQNTYFIDRGTFYDEALVRQKVAGSTQKIVGMVHANHKVSEENGHILFNNFYQYTLDHLDQYDAVVVATKAQKEALKSDLQGYTAAKNLDKIDAIPVGGVTNLGQKKTRKNQKLNLVTASRLHEEKHIDQIIDAVHVLVARGHDVNLTIYGAGAEQKKLAKQIKDLGLTNRVVLAGLSQNVTKDLQRYDVFVSASYSEGFGLTYLEALSQGLPVASYANNFGAKELIHPGENGYLADFLTTDADRNNNVVQLAEAILSCFQDYDRLSAGAIASCRPFLTEKVTEKWVELEDELA from the coding sequence ATGAAAGCAGTATGTGTCTTTATGAATTTTTTTCTTAACCAAGGTATGGGTCACGGCAATTCGGGCGTTGAACATGCTCAATTCTATCGGGCTCAATGCTTTTTAAAGGGACAATTACCATTCAAAATTGTCTTTACTGATTTACTGCAAGATTTGCATGTTCATATGCGTGAATGGCATTTACCAGAAAATCAGGTTATTGGTCTTTATGACTTTTTGTTAGCTGCCGACCCTTTTGACTACTTGGATCATGGTTTGCCTGCTGACGAAGTGCACAAGAGCCACGAAAAGATTTTAATTGATCAAACCGATACGCAGCGCATGATTACGACTCAAAGTTCCGGTAATTACCAAATTCGTCGTTTACGCGATAAGATTTTTAATACAGAAAAAAATATCTATATTGTTGATGATGCTTATGTTTCCTTGACGAAGGGGACACATCAGGTCGAGTGGTCGTATCGACAGGGGCCAGGTGAAAAAATCATGCAGGACATTCATCTGACGAATTTCTTAGGGGAAAATTACTATTTCTTGACTTTTGACGAGTTAGTGACTTTTTTCTTAAATCAACTTGAAGTACATTTTGGACAAAATACGTATTTTATTGATCGGGGAACATTCTATGATGAAGCCCTGGTCCGACAAAAAGTAGCGGGTTCGACGCAGAAAATTGTTGGCATGGTTCATGCTAACCACAAGGTTAGTGAAGAGAACGGGCACATTCTTTTTAATAATTTTTATCAGTACACATTGGATCATTTGGACCAGTATGATGCGGTTGTTGTGGCAACCAAGGCACAAAAAGAGGCTCTAAAGAGTGATTTGCAAGGTTATACCGCAGCGAAAAACCTCGATAAGATAGATGCCATTCCCGTTGGTGGGGTAACGAATCTTGGCCAAAAAAAGACCAGGAAGAATCAAAAACTAAATTTGGTGACAGCCTCGCGTTTGCATGAAGAAAAGCACATTGACCAAATTATTGATGCTGTTCACGTTTTAGTGGCACGTGGTCATGACGTCAATTTGACTATCTATGGTGCCGGGGCCGAGCAGAAAAAATTAGCCAAGCAAATTAAGGATCTTGGTTTGACTAATCGCGTTGTCTTAGCTGGTTTATCTCAGAATGTGACAAAGGATTTGCAGCGTTATGATGTTTTTGTTTCCGCGTCATACTCTGAGGGATTTGGCTTGACTTATCTGGAAGCATTAAGTCAGGGCCTCCCAGTTGCTAGTTATGCAAATAACTTTGGCGCTAAGGAATTGATCCATCCCGGTGAAAATGGTTATTTGGCTGATTTTTTAACAACCGATGCTGATCGTAACAACAATGTGGTCCAGCTTGCGGAGGCTATTTTATCTTGTTTCCAAGATTACGATCGGCTTTCAGCTGGTGCAATCGCTTCTTGCCGGCCATTTTTGACAGAAAAGGTTACTGAAAAATGGGTGGAATTGGAGGATGAACTAGCATGA